The proteins below are encoded in one region of Marinobacter sp. F4206:
- a CDS encoding alpha/beta fold hydrolase, with amino-acid sequence MDWILLRGLTREQGHWGDFPQRLQAAFPDQRFHPVDMPGTGVHFRESSPDTITGIREAVRRQVQHIPKPFSILALSMGGMVALDWAQHAPEGEIQNLVLINTSSGFSPFWQRMRPGTWPRLLRMLSRRELFYRERDLLRLTSNRQLPLELVKQWYRIQRQRPVSASNAWRQLKAATRYRPGQKRPLSDALLLASRGDRLVHWKCSSALEQRWQWTLRVHHDAGHDLAIDEPDWIVRELEAWLIR; translated from the coding sequence ATGGACTGGATTCTGTTGCGGGGACTGACCCGCGAGCAGGGCCACTGGGGCGACTTTCCCCAGCGTCTGCAAGCGGCGTTTCCCGACCAGCGTTTTCATCCGGTGGATATGCCCGGCACCGGTGTGCATTTTCGCGAATCCAGCCCGGACACCATCACCGGCATCCGGGAGGCGGTGCGCCGGCAGGTCCAGCACATTCCCAAACCCTTCAGCATCCTGGCATTGTCCATGGGCGGCATGGTGGCGCTGGACTGGGCCCAGCATGCGCCCGAGGGTGAAATCCAGAACCTGGTGCTGATCAATACCAGCTCCGGTTTCAGTCCATTCTGGCAGCGCATGCGTCCGGGAACCTGGCCACGCTTGTTGCGAATGTTGTCCCGTCGGGAACTGTTCTACCGGGAGCGCGATCTCCTTCGGCTGACCTCCAATCGGCAACTGCCTCTCGAGCTGGTCAAGCAGTGGTACCGGATTCAGCGCCAGCGTCCAGTCAGTGCCAGCAATGCCTGGAGACAGTTGAAGGCCGCAACCCGATATCGCCCGGGCCAAAAACGTCCGCTGTCCGATGCCCTGTTGTTGGCCAGCCGGGGCGATCGACTCGTGCACTGGAAGTGCAGTTCGGCACTGGAACAACGCTGGCAGTGGACCCTGAGGGTGCACCACGATGCCGGGCATGATCTGGCTATCGACGA
- a CDS encoding M14 family zinc carboxypeptidase, with amino-acid sequence MTELRRLTPHTAISSEQAARDGRQRRLLRTFLPEMVQLERLLAEAPPTVTTEVVERIPVAELSLSVYRVDLGSERPDVPAILLVGGVHGLERIGSQVVMAWLGSVLARLRWDERLRQLLDSVRVTILPILNPGGMFLNQRSNPNGVDLMRNAPIVAQERSAFMLGGQRLSSRLPWYIGDPEQGMEPENRALDVVISELIPGRPFNVALDCHSGFGWKDQIWFPYAYRRRPMRRIAAVMALKLIWEQAYPNHDYNFEPQSRHYLTHGDLWDYFYKQVNRNSDGVFLPLTLEMGSWRWIRKRPRQLLRLDGFFNPLVPHRHKRVLRSHLTWIDFLLSAAASHQNWLPVREEESMLREAAIMHWYRDTQ; translated from the coding sequence ATGACCGAATTGCGGAGACTGACACCTCACACAGCCATCTCTTCAGAACAGGCCGCCCGGGACGGTCGTCAGCGGCGACTGCTGCGAACCTTTCTTCCGGAAATGGTGCAGCTCGAGCGCTTGCTGGCTGAGGCACCGCCGACCGTAACTACCGAGGTGGTCGAACGAATTCCAGTCGCCGAGCTGTCTCTGTCGGTCTACCGGGTGGACCTTGGCAGTGAGCGGCCCGATGTGCCGGCCATCTTACTGGTGGGTGGCGTTCACGGTCTGGAGCGAATAGGCAGCCAGGTGGTCATGGCATGGTTGGGTTCGGTGCTTGCACGATTGCGATGGGACGAGCGGCTTCGGCAATTGCTGGACAGCGTGCGGGTAACCATACTGCCGATACTTAACCCCGGTGGAATGTTTCTGAACCAGCGCAGCAACCCTAATGGCGTGGATCTGATGCGCAATGCGCCGATTGTTGCCCAGGAACGCAGCGCGTTCATGCTTGGTGGCCAGCGGCTGTCGTCCAGGCTGCCCTGGTACATCGGCGACCCGGAGCAGGGCATGGAACCCGAGAATCGGGCGCTCGACGTGGTCATCAGCGAGCTGATCCCGGGGCGCCCGTTCAATGTGGCCCTGGACTGCCATTCCGGCTTTGGCTGGAAAGACCAGATCTGGTTTCCCTATGCCTACCGCCGCCGGCCCATGCGTCGCATCGCCGCGGTGATGGCCCTGAAACTGATCTGGGAGCAGGCCTATCCCAACCACGATTACAACTTTGAACCCCAGTCCCGCCACTACCTCACCCACGGCGATCTCTGGGACTATTTCTACAAGCAGGTCAACCGCAACAGTGATGGGGTTTTCCTGCCCCTGACTCTGGAAATGGGGTCCTGGCGTTGGATCCGGAAGCGGCCCCGGCAGTTGCTCAGGCTGGACGGATTCTTCAATCCTCTCGTTCCGCACCGGCACAAGCGGGTCTTGCGCAGCCACCTGACCTGGATTGACTTCCTCCTGAGCGCCGCGGCCAGCCATCAAAACTGGTTGCCGGTCCGGGAGGAGGAGTCCATGCTTAGAGAAGCAGCCATCATGCACTGGTATCGGGATACTCAATGA
- a CDS encoding ABC transporter substrate-binding protein, with translation MRKITSAVLLCAAAAPGLAQANQCGEVSITEMNWASASVVTNVAKFMMEQGYGCEVNVVPSDTVPAVTSVAENGEPDIVTELWLNSTGEVYERLEAEGKVERLGKVLTPGGVEGWWIPTYLVEAHPELKTIEGIMANPELVDARFNNCPDGWGCRIVNDNLIRALDLESSGIEVFNHGSGETLASSMASAVGSEEPWFGYYWGPTVPLGKFDMTRVDLGEYDEAAHTANQNQDNANPKVSDFPAAPVLTSVTTDFREREPEVADMLSKMTFETDTMSQVLAWKSDNNASAEEAAVYFLSNNSNTWKEWLNDSAREKLAAILSN, from the coding sequence ATGCGTAAGATTACTTCCGCAGTTTTACTGTGCGCTGCCGCCGCGCCGGGCCTCGCCCAGGCCAACCAATGTGGCGAAGTCTCGATCACCGAAATGAACTGGGCCTCTGCCTCTGTTGTCACCAACGTTGCCAAGTTCATGATGGAACAGGGCTACGGCTGCGAGGTCAATGTGGTCCCGTCTGACACCGTCCCGGCCGTGACCTCGGTTGCCGAAAACGGCGAGCCTGACATCGTGACCGAGCTGTGGCTGAACTCCACCGGTGAGGTTTACGAGCGCCTCGAAGCCGAAGGCAAGGTTGAGCGTCTGGGCAAGGTCCTGACCCCGGGCGGCGTTGAAGGCTGGTGGATCCCGACCTACCTGGTCGAAGCCCATCCCGAACTGAAGACCATCGAAGGCATCATGGCGAATCCGGAGCTGGTGGATGCCCGCTTCAACAACTGCCCGGATGGCTGGGGCTGCCGCATCGTCAACGACAACCTGATCAGGGCCCTGGATCTGGAATCCTCAGGCATTGAGGTATTCAACCACGGCTCCGGTGAAACCCTGGCTTCGTCCATGGCCTCTGCAGTCGGAAGCGAAGAACCCTGGTTTGGTTATTACTGGGGTCCCACCGTACCACTCGGCAAGTTTGACATGACTCGCGTTGATCTTGGCGAATACGATGAAGCCGCCCATACGGCGAACCAGAACCAGGATAACGCCAACCCGAAGGTTTCCGATTTCCCGGCCGCGCCGGTACTGACCTCGGTCACCACCGATTTCCGGGAGCGGGAGCCTGAAGTGGCTGACATGCTCAGCAAGATGACCTTCGAGACCGACACCATGAGCCAGGTGCTGGCCTGGAAGAGCGACAACAATGCCTCTGCAGAAGAAGCGGCGGTCTACTTCCTGAGCAACAACTCCAACACCTGGAAAGAGTGGCTCAACGATTCCGCCCGCGAAAAACTCGCAGCAATCCTGAGCAACTGA
- a CDS encoding proline/glycine betaine ABC transporter permease yields the protein MATYDFVFSSLGLDDWCSEGKSDAPMSMAQLLSKTKGEEATTTSVWDLPFPSMDALNKACPAFPQSRELTKGLEEGFLAIKDSLSVVLDPITQPLSWALDGTLYAMLSAPWWIIIPILLAVVFLVSKSWKLVSFVAISFVTLAFIDYYEYAMQTLAIIFVCALICVLIGVPIGIAMSRSDMMQRLTIPVLDMLQTLPPFVYLIPLIFLFSVTESKLYGIAIILYAIVPVIRLTNLGIRLVDKEVIEAADAYGMTPRQKLFKVQIPLALPNIMAGVNQTIMMSLAMVVIASLVSAPGLGVLVLRGIRNLELGVGLVSGLGIVILAVILDRVTKASLARINAAQK from the coding sequence ATGGCTACTTACGATTTTGTTTTTTCATCACTCGGTCTGGATGACTGGTGTTCCGAGGGCAAGAGTGATGCCCCCATGTCCATGGCTCAGCTGCTGTCGAAAACAAAAGGCGAAGAGGCCACCACGACCTCAGTCTGGGATTTACCTTTCCCCTCCATGGATGCCCTGAACAAGGCTTGCCCGGCTTTCCCTCAATCCCGGGAACTGACCAAAGGTCTCGAAGAAGGCTTCCTTGCTATCAAGGACAGCTTGAGTGTTGTGCTCGACCCCATTACCCAACCACTGAGCTGGGCGCTCGACGGTACTTTGTACGCGATGCTGAGCGCACCCTGGTGGATCATCATCCCGATCCTGCTGGCGGTGGTCTTTCTGGTCAGCAAATCCTGGAAGCTGGTTTCATTTGTCGCCATCAGCTTTGTCACCCTGGCGTTCATTGACTACTACGAATACGCCATGCAAACCCTGGCCATCATCTTTGTCTGCGCCTTGATCTGCGTGCTGATAGGGGTGCCGATAGGGATCGCAATGTCGCGAAGCGATATGATGCAGCGGCTGACCATCCCGGTGCTGGATATGCTGCAAACGCTGCCGCCGTTCGTCTATCTGATTCCGCTGATTTTCCTGTTCAGCGTCACCGAGTCCAAACTGTACGGCATTGCCATCATCCTGTACGCCATTGTTCCGGTCATCCGTCTGACCAACCTCGGTATCCGACTGGTGGATAAGGAAGTGATCGAGGCTGCCGATGCCTATGGCATGACGCCCCGGCAGAAGTTGTTCAAGGTCCAGATTCCGCTGGCGCTGCCCAACATCATGGCGGGTGTAAACCAGACCATCATGATGAGCCTTGCCATGGTTGTAATCGCGTCCCTGGTCTCCGCACCGGGACTTGGCGTCCTGGTTCTGCGCGGGATTCGTAACCTGGAACTGGGCGTTGGCCTGGTGTCCGGCCTCGGCATCGTCATTCTGGCCGTTATCCTCGATCGGGTAACCAAGGCTTCTCTGGCACGCATCAATGCCGCCCAAAAGTAG
- a CDS encoding glycine betaine/L-proline ABC transporter ATP-binding protein: MARDIKISIKNLYKIFGPTPDVGLEYVRKGMGKSELLEKQNHVLGLQDINVDMRDGEITVIMGLSGSGKSTLIRHLNRLIEPTAGEILFDGENVLDYDEEDLRKLRRERMSMVFQKFALLPHKTVLENAGMAMDVRGKKTEEFEGEARKWLARVGLEGNENQYPHELSGGMQQRVGIARALVSNSPVMLMDEAFSALDPLIRSDMQDLLLELQEELHKTIVFITHDLDEALKLADHLVILKDGRVVQQGDPQDILLNPNDPYIIDFISDINRARVLRVRSIMTQPDRDDIEYAGDISEKDNLETVLSRSEGDTSLVFRVVRDGEQIGALTMKDLTRALVPTAASEERENRAN; this comes from the coding sequence GTGGCAAGAGATATCAAGATTTCCATCAAGAACCTGTACAAGATTTTTGGCCCGACACCGGATGTCGGGCTCGAGTACGTACGCAAAGGTATGGGCAAGTCCGAGCTGCTGGAAAAGCAGAATCACGTGCTCGGGCTCCAGGACATCAACGTCGACATGCGCGACGGCGAAATCACCGTCATCATGGGCTTGTCCGGCTCCGGCAAGTCCACCCTGATCCGGCACCTGAATCGCCTGATCGAGCCGACCGCGGGTGAAATCCTGTTCGACGGCGAGAACGTGCTCGATTACGACGAGGAAGATCTTCGTAAGCTGCGGCGTGAACGCATGTCCATGGTGTTCCAGAAGTTCGCCCTGCTGCCACACAAAACGGTGCTGGAAAACGCCGGCATGGCCATGGATGTTCGTGGCAAGAAAACCGAAGAGTTCGAAGGGGAAGCCCGCAAGTGGCTGGCCCGCGTCGGCCTGGAAGGCAATGAAAACCAATACCCTCATGAGTTGTCCGGGGGTATGCAGCAGCGTGTGGGTATCGCCCGCGCACTGGTCTCCAACTCACCGGTCATGCTGATGGACGAGGCCTTCTCGGCGCTCGACCCGCTCATCCGGTCGGACATGCAGGACCTGCTGCTGGAACTGCAGGAGGAGCTGCACAAGACCATCGTGTTCATTACCCACGACCTGGACGAAGCCCTGAAGCTGGCCGACCATCTGGTGATCCTGAAAGACGGCAGGGTCGTCCAGCAGGGTGATCCCCAGGACATTCTGCTCAATCCCAATGACCCGTACATCATCGACTTCATCAGCGACATCAATCGCGCGCGGGTTCTCCGGGTACGCTCGATCATGACCCAGCCGGACCGGGACGATATCGAGTACGCCGGGGACATCTCCGAGAAGGACAATCTGGAGACCGTGCTGTCGCGCTCCGAAGGCGACACCTCCCTGGTTTTCCGGGTTGTGCGCGATGGCGAACAGATAGGCGCCCTGACCATGAAGGATTTGACCCGGGCACTGGTTCCTACAGCGGCCTCCGAGGAAAGGGAGAATAGGGCCAACTAG
- a CDS encoding ABC transporter substrate-binding protein, with the protein MLRAFLLIALTFLAACSPPEDPPPVVPETEFSEPAVFPENSQSKQWRTITIAADPWCPHNCEAGSEREGYMVEIAREAFALARLNVTYVNMSWARALAQAEEGYVDAVVGAFISDAPGFVFPEEAIGQARTALFAHSDSHWSYRDIDSLKAYKLIAINGYSYSPELDEYIEDHREDRNRVWIISGPSPLDRAIELLGQDRTDVLPEDKRVMQWTLAHMDNPPALRMVGQLEQMPTYIAFSPANPDSPEFAALLTEGVRKLRETGRFQEILSLYGLSWPD; encoded by the coding sequence ATGCTGAGAGCCTTTCTGCTGATTGCCCTTACGTTTCTGGCGGCGTGTTCGCCGCCAGAAGACCCTCCCCCCGTGGTGCCGGAAACGGAATTTTCCGAACCTGCCGTCTTCCCTGAAAACAGCCAGTCCAAGCAGTGGCGCACGATAACGATCGCCGCCGACCCGTGGTGTCCGCACAACTGCGAGGCGGGGTCCGAACGGGAAGGCTACATGGTCGAAATTGCCCGGGAGGCCTTTGCGTTGGCGCGGCTCAACGTCACCTACGTCAATATGAGCTGGGCCCGGGCACTGGCACAGGCCGAAGAGGGCTACGTTGACGCGGTCGTTGGCGCCTTCATCAGTGATGCGCCAGGGTTCGTGTTCCCGGAGGAAGCCATTGGCCAGGCCCGAACGGCGCTGTTCGCCCATTCCGACAGCCACTGGAGCTACCGGGATATCGACTCCCTTAAGGCTTACAAACTGATCGCCATCAACGGATACTCCTACTCCCCGGAACTCGACGAATACATCGAGGACCACAGGGAAGACCGGAACCGGGTGTGGATCATTTCAGGCCCGTCGCCCCTTGACCGGGCCATCGAACTGCTCGGGCAGGATCGCACCGATGTGCTGCCCGAAGACAAGCGTGTCATGCAGTGGACCCTTGCCCATATGGATAATCCGCCAGCCCTGCGCATGGTCGGGCAACTGGAGCAGATGCCGACCTACATTGCCTTTTCGCCGGCCAATCCCGATTCGCCAGAGTTCGCGGCCTTGCTAACCGAAGGTGTCCGCAAGCTCCGGGAAACCGGTCGTTTTCAGGAAATCCTTTCCCTCTACGGGCTGTCGTGGCCGGACTGA
- a CDS encoding META domain-containing protein: MPSIRILALPLAVAGLVVSACSTPSGPASPMVNDYACGQLDIQVSADPDSRLLSVDYLDKRMLLKPAEAASGALYVAPGDDSTRLWTKGERAMLSIRGQKYPECLQPGALAMPFSAQGNEPFWRAKVQAGMLEVTRPYEPDAIMSVLVEQKTADRHGREFVGEADGMRAVLTVATQLCQDTMSGVQFPNQARLTLNGEVYEGCGGDPLRLFRGAEWVVDDLAEQGIIDRSRMSVRFLENNRVSGRGSCNRYSGRYEFSGEGGLTFSRLAATRMACAPALMMQEDRFFDVMGRVSGARIGQAGELLLTTPQGEVIKAFQSGHDSP, translated from the coding sequence ATGCCCTCCATTCGAATTCTGGCGCTGCCCCTTGCAGTTGCCGGTCTTGTCGTCTCTGCCTGTTCAACACCGTCCGGACCGGCCAGTCCGATGGTCAACGACTACGCTTGTGGCCAGCTGGATATTCAGGTGTCAGCCGACCCGGACAGCCGGCTGTTGAGTGTTGATTATCTGGACAAGCGGATGTTGCTCAAGCCGGCAGAGGCCGCTTCCGGTGCGCTGTATGTTGCGCCGGGCGACGACAGCACCCGGCTCTGGACCAAAGGCGAGCGAGCCATGCTCTCCATTCGTGGCCAGAAGTACCCGGAATGCCTTCAGCCGGGCGCGCTCGCGATGCCGTTCAGTGCCCAGGGTAACGAGCCGTTCTGGAGGGCCAAGGTGCAGGCCGGCATGCTGGAGGTAACCCGTCCCTATGAGCCAGACGCCATAATGAGCGTCCTTGTTGAGCAGAAGACCGCAGACCGCCATGGCCGGGAATTTGTCGGTGAAGCCGACGGCATGCGGGCCGTACTGACGGTGGCCACGCAGTTGTGTCAGGACACCATGTCCGGCGTCCAGTTTCCCAATCAGGCCCGCTTAACCTTGAATGGCGAAGTCTATGAGGGGTGTGGCGGAGACCCCTTGCGTCTGTTCCGGGGGGCTGAATGGGTGGTCGATGACCTGGCGGAGCAGGGGATCATTGACCGTTCCCGCATGTCTGTCCGATTCCTGGAAAATAATCGGGTTTCCGGACGAGGATCCTGCAATCGCTATAGCGGTCGTTACGAGTTCAGTGGTGAGGGCGGACTCACGTTCAGCCGGCTGGCGGCTACCCGAATGGCCTGTGCACCGGCATTGATGATGCAGGAAGACCGCTTTTTCGATGTCATGGGCCGGGTGTCCGGGGCCCGGATCGGACAAGCCGGGGAGTTGTTGCTAACGACCCCGCAGGGAGAAGTGATCAAGGCGTTTCAGTCCGGCCACGACAGCCCGTAG
- a CDS encoding glutathione S-transferase family protein, which produces MALKLYQFAISHYCEKIRWALDYKGLNYETTTLLPGQHMKTIQALTGGKDSSVPVLDHDGHIVQGSARIIDYLDQTFPERPLTPADPDVREQALAWEKRLDEEAGPAVRCYSYHHFLQRPKVVVPMLAAGTPFYNRFLLSLAFSRVDEVMRKWMKINEKTSEQSRLVMEELLNDLAEAYETRPYLAGDAFSRADLTAAAMFSPMFQPAEYPIPWPKPGKIPRDIKTWLEQWQPQLEVLSKVYESHRKPR; this is translated from the coding sequence ATGGCTCTCAAGCTTTACCAGTTCGCCATTTCCCACTATTGCGAAAAAATCCGCTGGGCGCTGGATTACAAAGGCCTCAATTACGAGACCACCACCCTGCTGCCTGGCCAGCACATGAAAACCATCCAGGCACTCACCGGCGGCAAGGACTCATCGGTCCCTGTACTGGATCATGACGGCCATATCGTCCAGGGATCCGCCCGGATCATCGACTACCTGGACCAGACCTTTCCGGAACGGCCACTGACACCGGCCGACCCTGACGTCCGGGAGCAGGCCCTGGCCTGGGAAAAACGGTTGGACGAGGAAGCCGGCCCGGCGGTTCGCTGCTACTCCTACCATCATTTCCTGCAGCGGCCGAAAGTGGTGGTGCCCATGCTGGCGGCAGGCACCCCCTTCTATAACCGTTTCTTGCTGAGCCTGGCCTTCAGCCGCGTCGACGAGGTCATGCGCAAATGGATGAAGATCAACGAGAAAACCTCGGAACAGTCGCGCCTGGTTATGGAAGAACTGCTGAATGATCTGGCGGAAGCCTACGAAACGCGCCCCTACCTTGCCGGAGACGCCTTCTCTCGTGCCGACCTGACCGCGGCCGCTATGTTTTCGCCCATGTTCCAACCGGCCGAGTACCCGATACCCTGGCCCAAGCCCGGCAAAATACCCCGGGACATCAAAACCTGGCTGGAACAGTGGCAACCGCAGCTTGAGGTACTGTCGAAAGTTTACGAGAGCCACCGGAAACCCCGCTGA
- a CDS encoding sterol desaturase family protein — translation MALTDMLLAVLDDSGLRPLWDAVSPWLALDERQLIFVFATPVFIAVALWEYLRIRHNPALMDAREAVRNFALGAGYQTTELLFAGIIAFPVYALCYHYRAFDLELSWLTGFLTFLGVDFCFYWMHRASHRMRWFWAAHVVHHSSERMNFSTAMRQNATNIFNGMWVFYLPMALLGFNPVWIGIAYALSLVYQFFIHTTLLRRLPGWVELIFNTPSHHRVHHGRNPGYIDRNYGGTLIIWDRLFGSFVDEDAKDPPDYGITRPVPSNNLFVLWTHEYVDLFRDMARPGSLLSRLKHLWNPPEWERPAPSDSGTPHARTPVNTDQSG, via the coding sequence ATGGCTTTGACTGACATGCTGCTCGCCGTGCTCGACGACAGCGGGCTCCGGCCGCTTTGGGACGCCGTGTCGCCCTGGCTGGCTCTGGACGAGCGACAGCTTATTTTCGTGTTTGCGACCCCGGTGTTCATCGCGGTCGCCCTCTGGGAGTATCTCCGAATCCGGCACAACCCGGCGCTGATGGATGCCCGGGAAGCGGTGCGCAATTTTGCCCTGGGTGCGGGCTACCAGACCACAGAGCTGCTGTTCGCGGGGATTATCGCCTTCCCGGTCTATGCCCTGTGTTACCACTACCGGGCCTTCGATCTGGAACTAAGCTGGCTGACCGGATTCCTCACCTTCCTGGGCGTCGACTTCTGCTTCTACTGGATGCATCGGGCCAGCCATCGCATGCGCTGGTTCTGGGCCGCCCACGTGGTCCATCATTCCTCGGAGCGCATGAACTTCTCCACGGCCATGCGCCAGAACGCCACCAACATCTTCAACGGCATGTGGGTGTTCTACCTGCCCATGGCACTGCTGGGGTTCAACCCGGTCTGGATCGGCATCGCCTATGCCCTGTCCCTGGTCTACCAGTTCTTCATACACACCACCCTTTTGCGACGCCTGCCGGGCTGGGTCGAGCTGATCTTCAACACGCCCAGCCATCACCGCGTTCACCACGGCCGCAACCCGGGCTACATTGACCGCAACTACGGTGGCACCCTGATCATCTGGGATCGTCTTTTCGGCTCCTTTGTGGATGAGGATGCCAAGGATCCGCCCGACTACGGCATTACCCGGCCGGTACCGTCCAATAACCTGTTTGTGCTCTGGACCCATGAATACGTGGACCTGTTCCGCGACATGGCCCGGCCAGGCAGCTTATTGTCTCGACTCAAACACCTATGGAACCCGCCGGAATGGGAACGCCCGGCACCGTCAGACTCAGGGACCCCCCATGCAAGAACACCCGTTAACACTGACCAGTCGGGATGA
- a CDS encoding alpha/beta fold hydrolase, translating into MQEHPLTLTSRDDHQITGTVFEPEHPSSVLVIAHGMAEHAGRYTEFAHWLCARQVAVVTYDHRGHGPNCPKSRLGHYSDDNGWEKVTDDLYRVLLHTRDHFPGLPLALLGHSMGSFIAQNCAQQHGDALDALILSATNRIHRSQLLASSMLIGGIRTVYGARHLSPTIARMTFAKFNRQFRPNRTDSDWLSRDANQVDAYVADPFCGFECSAGLWYDFIRGMLAISPAKWRKDLPVHLFAGTDDPVGEMGKGITRHFQAIRNAGVHRVTLRLFDRGRHEMLNEINVNEVRDYILSLCQPQAHRHDMTLAGDTQPAPIGST; encoded by the coding sequence ATGCAAGAACACCCGTTAACACTGACCAGTCGGGATGACCATCAGATCACCGGCACCGTTTTCGAGCCGGAGCACCCGTCCTCGGTTCTGGTGATCGCCCACGGCATGGCCGAACACGCCGGGCGCTACACCGAGTTTGCCCACTGGCTCTGCGCCCGACAGGTCGCCGTGGTCACCTACGACCACCGGGGGCACGGCCCGAACTGTCCGAAATCCCGGCTGGGACACTACAGCGACGACAATGGCTGGGAAAAGGTCACCGACGACCTCTATCGGGTTTTGCTTCATACCCGGGACCATTTTCCAGGCCTTCCGCTTGCGCTCCTGGGACACAGCATGGGGTCCTTTATCGCCCAGAACTGCGCACAACAACATGGCGATGCCCTGGACGCCCTGATCCTGAGTGCCACCAACCGCATCCACCGATCACAGCTGCTGGCCTCAAGCATGCTGATCGGTGGCATTCGCACGGTTTATGGAGCCCGGCACCTCAGCCCGACCATTGCCCGGATGACCTTTGCCAAGTTCAACCGCCAGTTCCGGCCCAACCGAACGGACAGCGACTGGCTCAGTCGTGACGCCAATCAGGTTGATGCCTACGTCGCCGACCCCTTCTGTGGCTTCGAGTGCAGCGCAGGTCTGTGGTACGACTTTATCCGGGGCATGCTCGCAATTTCTCCGGCCAAGTGGCGCAAGGACCTGCCGGTGCACCTGTTTGCCGGCACCGATGACCCGGTCGGGGAAATGGGCAAGGGCATCACCCGCCACTTCCAGGCCATCCGCAATGCCGGCGTCCATCGGGTAACCCTGCGCCTGTTCGATCGCGGGCGCCACGAGATGCTGAACGAAATCAACGTGAACGAAGTCCGTGATTACATTCTGTCCTTGTGTCAGCCACAGGCTCACCGGCATGATATGACCTTAGCCGGAGATACCCAACCGGCACCCATCGGATCCACCTGA
- the modA gene encoding molybdate ABC transporter substrate-binding protein: MPGQNRRVAVIAGLALWLIACGPALAADVRLAVAANFTDTGDELIAAFAEATGLQASASYGSTGKLYAQILHGAPFDVFLAADRRRPELLEDNGHGVKGTRFTYAQGRLVLWSPQPGLLETPETWLASGDFTRLAIANPKTAPYGQAAREVLSRLALWNPLQQRLVRGDSIAQTFQFVATANAQAGFVALSQIRAWNDRNGSLWLIPPAHYSPINQQAILLTQGEHNTAARQWLDFLRSETARNIIERYGYDTLN; the protein is encoded by the coding sequence GTGCCAGGCCAGAACCGTCGAGTTGCCGTTATTGCCGGACTGGCGTTGTGGCTGATTGCTTGCGGCCCGGCTCTGGCCGCCGACGTGCGCCTGGCCGTCGCGGCGAACTTCACCGATACCGGCGATGAGCTGATTGCCGCGTTCGCCGAAGCCACCGGACTGCAGGCATCGGCAAGTTACGGCTCTACCGGCAAACTGTATGCGCAGATCCTTCACGGTGCCCCGTTCGACGTTTTTCTCGCGGCCGATCGGCGCCGCCCCGAGCTGCTTGAAGACAATGGCCACGGTGTAAAGGGGACCCGGTTTACCTATGCCCAAGGCCGGCTGGTGCTGTGGAGCCCCCAACCCGGTTTGCTTGAGACGCCGGAAACCTGGCTGGCCTCGGGCGACTTTACCCGGCTGGCCATTGCCAACCCTAAAACCGCACCCTACGGGCAGGCGGCCAGGGAGGTGCTGTCCAGGCTCGCTCTCTGGAATCCCTTGCAACAACGCCTGGTTCGTGGTGACTCCATCGCCCAGACCTTTCAGTTTGTCGCCACCGCCAACGCCCAGGCCGGCTTCGTCGCGCTCTCTCAGATTCGCGCCTGGAACGACAGGAACGGTTCGCTGTGGCTGATTCCGCCAGCCCACTATTCCCCTATCAATCAACAGGCTATCCTTCTGACCCAGGGCGAGCACAATACCGCCGCACGGCAATGGCTCGATTTCCTGCGCAGCGAGACGGCCCGGAACATTATCGAACGCTACGGCTATGACACCCTCAACTGA